The following proteins come from a genomic window of Labilithrix sp.:
- a CDS encoding efflux RND transporter periplasmic adaptor subunit, which produces MTSTRPDDDVRRVLRIGRSKRRTVAKWLVLALAVVVVALVGVHLLRRRAAAKSPQYVTERALRADVHVTISATGKIQGLNTVEVGAEVTGKVLRVLVDYNDRVKKGQVLAEIDPEQLNAALEETNAQVLSAEANIRTAQANVLESKQARDRAEEQAAQGLISQKDLEAARAAEARAQASLSSATASASLSRASLKSAQSRVGKTKILAPIDGIVLARAVEPGQTVTAGFQTPVLFRVAEDLTKLALHVDVDEADVGRVKEGGAATFTVDAYPQRTFSSKVVSLRNEPKSSQSVVSYEAVLTVDNDELLLRPGMTATATITSETIADTLVVPNAALRFVPPVSPGVAPPPPPKADEKRVHLLRGGAPVSIPVKTGATDGHVTQVVSGEVAVGTEVVVDVVVPR; this is translated from the coding sequence ATGACCTCGACCCGCCCGGATGACGACGTCCGCAGAGTCCTTCGCATCGGCCGCTCGAAGAGGCGCACGGTCGCGAAGTGGCTCGTCCTCGCGCTCGCCGTGGTCGTCGTCGCGCTCGTGGGCGTGCACCTCCTGCGCCGGCGGGCGGCGGCCAAGAGCCCGCAGTACGTCACGGAGCGCGCGCTCCGTGCGGACGTTCACGTCACGATCTCGGCGACCGGCAAGATCCAGGGACTGAACACGGTCGAGGTCGGCGCCGAGGTCACCGGCAAGGTCCTTCGTGTCCTCGTCGACTACAACGATCGCGTCAAGAAGGGTCAAGTCCTCGCGGAGATCGATCCCGAGCAGCTCAACGCCGCGCTGGAAGAGACGAACGCACAGGTCCTCTCCGCCGAAGCGAACATCCGCACGGCGCAGGCGAACGTGCTGGAGTCCAAACAGGCCCGCGACCGCGCCGAAGAACAGGCCGCGCAAGGGCTCATCTCGCAGAAGGACCTCGAGGCGGCGCGCGCGGCCGAGGCGCGCGCGCAGGCGAGCTTGTCGAGCGCCACCGCGAGCGCGAGCCTGTCGCGCGCGTCCCTGAAGTCGGCGCAGTCCAGGGTGGGCAAGACGAAGATCCTCGCGCCCATCGACGGGATCGTCCTCGCGCGCGCCGTCGAGCCCGGTCAGACCGTGACCGCCGGATTCCAGACGCCGGTCCTCTTCCGCGTCGCGGAGGATCTGACCAAGCTCGCCCTCCACGTCGACGTCGATGAAGCCGACGTCGGGCGCGTGAAGGAGGGAGGCGCGGCGACGTTCACGGTCGACGCCTATCCTCAGCGCACGTTCTCCTCGAAGGTCGTCTCGCTGCGCAACGAGCCGAAGTCCTCCCAGAGCGTCGTCTCGTACGAGGCGGTCCTCACCGTCGACAACGACGAGCTGCTGCTCCGCCCGGGAATGACCGCGACCGCGACGATCACGTCGGAGACGATCGCGGACACGCTCGTCGTGCCGAACGCCGCGCTTCGGTTCGTGCCTCCCGTCAGCCCGGGCGTGGCCCCTCCCCCACCGCCGAAGGCCGACGAGAAGCGGGTCCATCTCCTGCGCGGCGGAGCACCGGTGTCGATCCCGGTCAAGACGGGCGCAACCGATGGACACGTGACGCAGGTCGTGAGCGGAGAGGTCGCGGTCGGAACCGAGGTGGTCGTCGATGTCGTCGTACCCCGCTGA
- a CDS encoding PQQ-dependent sugar dehydrogenase, whose amino-acid sequence MSRTRSVLQLAAAVLFVASCHDAQLKPDAPTVTCRAPLAPAAFRLVDRFDGVRFFGPLALARAGRDWLVAGQDGKVVRVVESEGTHTAVPFLDLGAVLAETTGESGLIGFAASPDYVTKPEVFAVYTGRSDVPGSVFRLVYSRFTSRDGGATIDPATEEILFTIEREEKGHNGGRLVFGPDRLLYVGIGDGSWGDPLRRAQDPAQLFGKIVRLDVLGAARPEPEVFAIGLRNPWSFSFAPDGRLWVGDVGHEHYEEINIVTKGGNYGWPIHEGRHCFVTAPAPCEVPGGAIDPVHEYAHADGFSVTGGYVYRGSQPELAGLYVFGDFMTGRLAALDAANPSDDARLLLDSGRFISAFGEDDDGEILVVDFAGQVLRLEANAAGQEEAATLGSLGCLDDPSLIPYDVNAELWSDGLDKRRWLGLPGFPIHVTDEETFHFPIGTVLLKELSAHGQKIETRMLTKSVDESWLAYTFEWNEGQTDAVLLREGKSVDVDGVPWTVPSRSQCSACHRRGAGTVLGFTPPQLARGDRLDVLAQRGLLDRPVDGARVTPLVDPFDPLAAPLESRARSYLAANCSQCHSGMGTAVDLRFTTALADTLTVCRTASASYDLASDTKPFVIHPGDAASSVLYQRMSHAESGLMPPLGRARVDTAAVDLISSWIDGMKPCP is encoded by the coding sequence GTGAGCCGCACGCGCAGCGTATTGCAGCTTGCAGCAGCGGTCCTGTTCGTCGCGAGCTGCCACGACGCGCAGTTGAAGCCCGACGCGCCGACGGTCACGTGTCGGGCGCCGCTCGCGCCGGCCGCCTTCCGCCTCGTCGATCGGTTCGACGGCGTCCGCTTCTTCGGACCGCTCGCGCTCGCGCGCGCCGGCCGCGACTGGCTCGTCGCCGGACAGGACGGCAAGGTCGTGCGCGTCGTCGAGAGCGAGGGCACCCACACCGCGGTCCCGTTCCTCGATCTCGGCGCCGTGCTCGCCGAGACGACCGGCGAGTCGGGCCTCATCGGGTTCGCGGCCTCGCCCGACTACGTGACGAAGCCCGAGGTCTTCGCCGTGTACACCGGCCGCTCGGACGTGCCCGGCTCCGTCTTCCGCCTCGTCTACTCGCGCTTCACGAGCCGCGACGGCGGCGCGACGATCGACCCGGCGACGGAGGAGATCCTCTTCACGATCGAGCGCGAAGAGAAGGGGCACAACGGCGGGCGGCTCGTGTTCGGTCCCGATCGCCTGCTCTACGTCGGCATCGGCGACGGCTCGTGGGGCGATCCCCTCCGGCGGGCGCAGGATCCCGCGCAGCTCTTCGGCAAGATCGTCCGCCTCGACGTGCTCGGCGCCGCGCGCCCGGAGCCCGAGGTGTTCGCGATCGGCCTCCGCAACCCTTGGAGCTTCTCGTTCGCTCCCGACGGCCGGCTCTGGGTCGGCGACGTCGGTCACGAGCACTACGAAGAGATCAACATCGTCACGAAGGGCGGCAACTACGGCTGGCCGATCCACGAGGGGCGCCACTGCTTCGTGACCGCCCCGGCGCCGTGCGAGGTGCCGGGCGGCGCGATCGATCCCGTGCACGAGTACGCGCACGCGGACGGGTTCTCCGTCACCGGCGGCTACGTGTACCGCGGCTCGCAGCCGGAGCTCGCGGGTCTCTACGTGTTCGGCGACTTCATGACCGGCCGCCTCGCCGCGCTCGACGCCGCGAACCCGAGCGACGACGCGCGCCTGTTGCTCGACAGCGGCCGCTTCATCTCGGCGTTCGGTGAGGACGACGACGGCGAGATCCTCGTCGTCGACTTCGCCGGCCAGGTCCTCCGCCTCGAAGCGAACGCGGCGGGGCAGGAGGAAGCGGCGACGCTCGGCTCGCTCGGCTGCCTCGACGATCCGAGCCTCATCCCCTACGACGTGAACGCCGAGCTCTGGTCCGACGGCCTCGACAAACGGCGCTGGCTCGGGCTCCCGGGCTTCCCCATCCACGTCACCGACGAGGAGACGTTCCACTTTCCGATCGGCACCGTCCTCCTCAAGGAGCTCTCCGCGCACGGGCAGAAGATCGAGACGCGCATGCTCACGAAGTCGGTCGACGAGAGCTGGCTCGCGTACACGTTCGAGTGGAACGAGGGCCAGACCGACGCGGTGCTCCTCCGCGAGGGCAAGTCGGTCGACGTCGACGGCGTTCCGTGGACGGTGCCGAGCCGGAGCCAGTGCTCGGCCTGCCATCGGCGCGGCGCCGGCACGGTCCTCGGCTTCACGCCGCCGCAGCTCGCGCGCGGCGATCGGCTCGACGTCCTCGCCCAACGGGGACTGCTCGACCGCCCCGTCGACGGAGCGCGCGTGACGCCGCTCGTCGATCCGTTCGATCCGCTGGCGGCCCCGCTGGAGTCGCGCGCGCGGAGCTACCTCGCCGCGAACTGCAGCCAGTGCCACAGCGGAATGGGCACCGCGGTCGACCTCCGCTTCACGACCGCGCTCGCCGACACGCTCACGGTGTGTCGAACCGCGAGCGCCTCCTACGACCTCGCGTCGGACACGAAGCCGTTCGTGATCCACCCCGGCGACGCGGCGAGCTCGGTGCTCTACCAGCGAATGAGCCACGCCGAGAGCGGCCTCATGCCCCCGCTCGGCCGCGCCCGCGTCGACACCGCGGCGGTGGACCTGATCTCGTCGTGGATCGACGGCATGAAGCCCTGTCCGTAA
- a CDS encoding serine/threonine protein kinase produces MAGDVSRYSLGRILGRGGNATVYEALDRKTRRRVALKVLPETHLDSITKARFSREARTAASIRHPNVCEVYESGFFDDGRPYVAMELLEGESLREVLIREGRLEEEEALEIGVQILAGLQAAHEAGVIHRDVKPENVFVTRARGRVTVKVLDFGTCRRIDHSLDSQTLTLTGFVVGTPGYLSPEQAYGERDLDARADLFSVGLILFEALTGRPGFLGRTCAELMDGVSIRVPRVTRYRSINWMFDAIVSKATEPNLRERYASAAEMQHDLLEARTVMRREGSHARKAAQAAATRPAPVVVSGSDCWDVPTQRYVA; encoded by the coding sequence ATGGCCGGCGACGTCTCGCGTTACTCCCTCGGGCGGATCCTCGGACGTGGCGGCAACGCCACCGTCTACGAAGCACTGGACCGAAAGACGCGGCGCCGCGTGGCGCTCAAGGTCCTGCCCGAGACGCACCTCGACTCGATCACGAAGGCCCGCTTCAGCCGCGAGGCGCGCACCGCCGCGTCGATCCGTCACCCGAACGTCTGCGAGGTGTACGAGTCGGGCTTCTTCGACGACGGCCGCCCCTACGTCGCGATGGAGCTCCTCGAGGGCGAGTCGCTCCGCGAGGTACTCATCCGCGAAGGGCGCCTCGAAGAAGAGGAGGCGCTCGAGATCGGCGTTCAGATCCTCGCCGGGCTCCAGGCCGCGCACGAGGCCGGCGTCATCCATCGCGACGTGAAGCCGGAGAACGTGTTCGTCACGCGCGCGCGCGGTCGCGTGACGGTGAAGGTCCTCGACTTCGGGACGTGCCGGCGCATCGATCACAGCCTCGACTCGCAGACGCTCACGCTGACGGGCTTCGTCGTCGGCACGCCCGGCTACCTCTCGCCGGAGCAGGCGTACGGCGAGCGCGACCTCGACGCGCGCGCCGACCTCTTCTCGGTCGGCCTCATCCTCTTCGAGGCCCTCACCGGCCGCCCCGGCTTCCTCGGCCGCACGTGCGCGGAGCTGATGGACGGCGTGTCGATCCGCGTCCCGCGCGTCACGCGCTACCGCTCGATCAACTGGATGTTCGACGCGATCGTCTCGAAGGCGACCGAGCCCAACCTCCGCGAGCGCTACGCGTCGGCGGCGGAGATGCAGCACGACCTCCTCGAGGCGCGCACGGTGATGCGCCGCGAGGGCTCGCACGCGCGCAAGGCCGCGCAGGCCGCCGCGACGCGCCCTGCGCCCGTCGTCGTGAGCGGCTCCGACTGTTGGGACGTCCCGACCCAGCGCTACGTCGCTTGA
- a CDS encoding OmpA family protein: MADARRPEGRFWLFLAVGVACLFTLNLVFLPDVLSAPSEVDAGAPIASVPPLEVEPPAVSVTASAPPALPAAARVPTIVARFEAEAKAPVDELGVRALATAMIEDHEAKVILEGHSDQFGADHFNHDLSLERANLVKARLVELGVSEERIETVGLGSTRPLRPDIPDAASVNRRVEVRWVGR, from the coding sequence ATGGCCGACGCGCGAAGACCCGAGGGCCGCTTCTGGCTCTTCCTCGCGGTCGGCGTCGCGTGTCTCTTCACCTTGAACCTCGTATTCCTCCCCGACGTCCTGAGCGCGCCCTCCGAGGTCGACGCGGGCGCGCCGATCGCGAGCGTGCCGCCGCTCGAGGTCGAGCCGCCCGCGGTGAGCGTGACCGCGAGCGCGCCGCCGGCGCTCCCGGCCGCCGCGCGTGTCCCCACGATCGTGGCGCGGTTCGAGGCGGAGGCGAAGGCGCCGGTCGACGAGCTCGGCGTCCGCGCGCTCGCGACCGCGATGATCGAGGACCACGAGGCGAAGGTCATCCTCGAAGGGCACAGCGATCAGTTCGGGGCCGACCACTTCAACCACGACCTCAGTCTCGAGCGCGCGAACCTCGTGAAGGCGCGCCTCGTCGAGCTCGGGGTGAGCGAAGAACGGATCGAGACGGTGGGTCTCGGATCGACGCGGCCGCTCCGGCCCGACATCCCGGATGCAGCGTCGGTGAATCGTCGCGTCGAAGTAAGATGGGTCGGGAGGTGA
- a CDS encoding BamA/TamA family outer membrane protein, producing MRVGWILVALAFLLGSMRHARADVGDEVTVLTPPPVPPLGNPTPELTAGPDLTPYLNMVVEGVEVTIDPDDARVWPDVTVPTVGTLKPGDPLSRQGLRDALAEVLANGAFADARSELTLTDAGVKVTIRVVPRKVIDSVRVDLHGAPLDADEIVRELDLATDGEVVASELPKQHTRLEAILQRHGFSGPSVAITTRPSRTDPLRVRVDVSVTVGAPRKIERRVIYTEGATPEEREDAERFYGLKTGARADEVHLAAADAALEARIRARGHHRADVSHDVVLHRGLVVLRVRVDFGTRYETRYEGNDHFDRGTLDGVLDLEEETDRTPNHLVQKVVEFYVKHGFLDAVVTLENRAGEGSRPSYLVFHVREGERVQVAARSYPCLREADIRLLTEAGPRSARAIGQEIDSFLEEELPGNDVFAAPRPGLLDETISVSLGTNRGTRPAPLDLEPHNTYVPETYERAVAHVQELYRSEGFLSAQVGPVQVVRRRCHPRSPPGECTPMPVPTTAEPGRTSASADICTYDSIGLPLPVPPLEQGATCLPDAAHGIECEPRVWLRVPVKLGPRSQLWDIAFNGQGALSPAQLAAAADVKLGQYVSTIKLEEARRRVIEAYKEEGYAFADVKYALEQSPDHTRTRVRFGVSENDKVIVRNIVLRGNRFTRDSAINKRIALIVGEPYRASLVRKTEERIATLGAFSSVTVSLENPYVPQRIKTVIITVAERPRQYTEISPGFSTGEGFRIRSEYGHTNLWGNAVQLTLRLQLSYIPTPFIIDPVARENYRNLNTLARLGVRATAGLVFPEIGLGPLVRSGIDTLLVHDLQRDFFLTKVAAIPNINFRPINEVQLTFFQSFEFNNSRIFRAGSANDYLASLLAQGFNITDLVRQLLVPDGETYAFSQRLLATWDRRDNAFNATRGTYVVTGIEHVDAFPTDVNLANARARNKPSPPESHFFKITQTFGGYIPLPKGLRIAALTRIGVNLQITPTSQTYPDRLFFMGGVDTMRGWTLNSFIPQDNVDRIFASKDLPDLIPDPTNPAPNAPLVPNPNKFTPATRPIRGGNLMANERIELRIPVRGPFETVIFGDIGNLWTDPTYPFTKGAFPMRVAVGSGVRVQTPVGPLAVDYGFNVTKESYEDIGAINFAIGLF from the coding sequence ATGCGCGTCGGCTGGATCCTCGTCGCGCTCGCGTTCCTCCTCGGGTCGATGCGCCACGCGCGCGCGGACGTCGGCGACGAGGTCACCGTCCTCACGCCGCCGCCGGTCCCGCCGCTCGGCAACCCCACCCCCGAGCTGACCGCGGGGCCCGACCTCACGCCGTACCTCAACATGGTGGTCGAGGGGGTGGAGGTCACGATCGACCCCGACGACGCGCGGGTGTGGCCGGACGTGACGGTGCCCACCGTCGGCACGCTGAAGCCGGGCGATCCGCTGAGCCGGCAGGGCCTCCGCGACGCGCTCGCGGAGGTGCTCGCGAACGGCGCGTTCGCGGACGCGCGCTCCGAGCTCACGCTCACGGACGCGGGCGTGAAGGTCACGATCCGCGTCGTGCCGCGGAAGGTGATCGACTCCGTCCGCGTCGACCTCCACGGCGCGCCGCTCGACGCCGACGAGATCGTGCGCGAGCTCGATCTCGCGACCGACGGCGAGGTCGTCGCGAGCGAGCTCCCGAAGCAGCACACGCGGCTCGAGGCGATCCTGCAGCGCCACGGGTTCTCGGGGCCGAGCGTCGCGATCACGACGAGGCCTTCGAGGACCGATCCGCTCCGCGTCCGCGTCGACGTGAGCGTGACGGTGGGCGCGCCGCGCAAGATCGAGCGGCGCGTCATCTACACCGAGGGCGCGACGCCGGAGGAGCGCGAGGACGCGGAGCGGTTCTACGGGCTGAAGACCGGCGCGCGCGCGGACGAGGTGCACCTCGCCGCCGCCGACGCGGCGCTCGAGGCCCGCATCCGCGCGCGCGGTCATCATCGCGCGGACGTCTCGCACGACGTCGTGCTCCATCGCGGGCTCGTCGTGCTGCGCGTGCGCGTCGACTTCGGGACGCGCTACGAGACGCGCTACGAGGGCAACGACCACTTCGACCGCGGCACGCTCGACGGCGTGCTCGACCTCGAGGAGGAGACCGACCGGACCCCGAACCACCTCGTCCAGAAGGTGGTCGAGTTCTACGTGAAGCACGGCTTCCTCGACGCCGTCGTCACGCTCGAGAACCGAGCGGGGGAGGGGAGCCGCCCGAGCTACCTCGTGTTCCACGTCCGCGAAGGCGAGCGCGTGCAGGTCGCGGCGCGCTCGTACCCGTGCCTGCGCGAAGCCGACATCCGCCTGCTCACCGAGGCGGGGCCGAGGAGCGCGCGCGCGATCGGGCAGGAGATCGACAGCTTCCTCGAGGAGGAGCTGCCGGGGAACGACGTCTTCGCCGCTCCGCGCCCGGGCCTGCTCGACGAGACGATCTCGGTCTCGCTCGGCACGAACCGCGGCACGCGCCCCGCGCCGCTCGACCTCGAGCCGCACAACACCTACGTCCCCGAGACCTACGAGCGCGCGGTGGCGCACGTGCAGGAGCTCTATCGCTCGGAGGGCTTCCTCTCGGCGCAGGTCGGTCCGGTGCAGGTCGTGCGCCGGCGCTGCCATCCGCGCTCGCCGCCGGGCGAGTGCACGCCGATGCCGGTGCCGACGACGGCGGAGCCGGGCCGGACCTCGGCCTCGGCCGACATCTGCACCTACGACAGCATCGGCCTCCCGCTCCCGGTGCCGCCGCTCGAGCAAGGCGCGACGTGCCTGCCGGACGCCGCCCACGGCATCGAGTGCGAGCCGCGCGTGTGGCTCCGCGTGCCGGTCAAGCTCGGACCGCGCTCGCAGCTCTGGGACATCGCCTTCAACGGCCAGGGCGCGCTCTCGCCGGCGCAGCTCGCCGCCGCCGCGGACGTGAAGCTCGGTCAGTACGTCAGCACGATCAAGCTCGAGGAGGCGCGGCGGCGCGTCATCGAGGCGTACAAGGAGGAGGGCTACGCGTTCGCGGACGTGAAGTACGCGCTCGAGCAGTCGCCCGATCACACGCGGACGCGCGTGCGCTTCGGCGTCTCGGAGAACGACAAGGTCATCGTCCGCAACATCGTGCTGCGCGGGAACAGGTTCACGCGCGACAGCGCGATCAACAAGCGCATCGCGTTGATCGTGGGCGAGCCTTACCGCGCGTCGCTCGTGCGCAAGACGGAGGAGCGCATCGCGACGCTCGGCGCGTTCTCTTCCGTCACGGTGTCGCTCGAGAACCCCTACGTCCCGCAGCGCATCAAGACCGTCATCATCACGGTGGCGGAGCGACCGCGGCAATACACCGAGATCAGCCCCGGCTTCTCGACCGGCGAGGGCTTCCGCATCCGGAGCGAATACGGCCACACGAACCTGTGGGGCAACGCGGTGCAGCTCACGCTGCGCCTCCAGCTCTCGTACATCCCGACGCCGTTCATCATCGATCCCGTCGCGCGCGAGAACTACCGGAACCTCAACACGCTCGCGCGCCTCGGCGTCCGCGCCACCGCGGGCCTCGTGTTCCCCGAGATCGGGCTCGGCCCGCTCGTGCGCTCCGGCATCGACACGCTCCTCGTGCACGACCTGCAGCGCGACTTCTTCCTCACGAAGGTCGCCGCGATCCCGAACATCAACTTCCGCCCGATCAACGAGGTCCAGCTCACGTTCTTCCAGAGCTTCGAGTTCAACAACTCGCGCATCTTCCGCGCCGGCAGCGCGAACGACTACCTCGCCTCGCTCCTCGCGCAGGGCTTCAACATCACCGACCTCGTGCGCCAGCTGCTCGTCCCCGACGGCGAGACGTACGCGTTCTCGCAGCGCCTCCTCGCGACCTGGGACCGGCGCGACAACGCGTTCAACGCGACGCGCGGCACCTACGTCGTCACCGGCATCGAGCACGTCGACGCGTTCCCCACCGACGTGAACCTCGCGAACGCGCGCGCGCGCAACAAGCCTTCGCCGCCGGAGTCGCACTTCTTCAAGATCACGCAGACGTTCGGCGGCTACATCCCGCTCCCGAAGGGCCTCCGCATCGCCGCGCTCACGCGCATCGGCGTGAACTTGCAGATCACGCCGACCTCGCAGACCTACCCCGATCGCCTCTTCTTCATGGGCGGCGTCGACACGATGCGCGGCTGGACGCTGAACAGCTTCATCCCGCAGGACAACGTCGATCGCATCTTCGCGTCGAAGGACCTGCCCGACCTGATCCCCGATCCGACGAACCCGGCGCCGAACGCGCCGCTGGTCCCGAACCCGAACAAGTTCACGCCCGCGACGCGCCCGATCCGCGGCGGCAACCTGATGGCGAACGAGCGCATCGAGCTCCGCATCCCGGTCCGCGGCCCCTTCGAGACGGTCATCTTCGGGGACATCGGCAACCTATGGACCGACCCGACGTACCCCTTCACGAAGGGCGCGTTCCCGATGCGCGTCGCGGTGGGCAGCGGCGTCCGCGTTCAGACGCCGGTCGGTCCGCTCGCCGTCGACTACGGCTTCAACGTGACCAAGGAAAGCTACGAAGACATCGGCGCGATCAACTTCGCGATCGGCCTGTTCTGA
- a CDS encoding acyl-CoA dehydrogenase family protein, with product MTIEFSLSRKQEMMRDAVRDLAVNVIRPQALAWDRAGGVPEEFLRNMARLATSFGSNALLAGVGEEAKKLATEGDEKPAEEKKKRSDGNLFSAMAAEMLSWGDPGLLLCLPGPGLGGPPVRSSGTPEQRKRFMSIFADIEKPLQWGAYGLTEPGAGSDVAGIRTSCRKDGAHWVLNGRKCYITNGARAAWTVIFATIDPSLGRAGHRAFVVEKGTPGFSVGRIEEKMGLRASETAELVLEDCRVPEENLLGGEEKYTSKEGFMTAMKTFDNTRPLVAAMALGIGRAAYEYARDFVKDNYVLARPIPRYAAIVEKLAKVGRGLEAARVLTWRAAWMADEGISNAKEASMSKAMAGQAAIRACIDAIEICGAEGSIAKDHQLLEKWFRDIKVYDIFEGTGQIQRIVISKRLISDLKSF from the coding sequence ATGACGATCGAGTTCTCGCTCAGCAGGAAGCAGGAGATGATGCGCGACGCCGTGCGCGACCTCGCGGTGAACGTGATCCGCCCGCAGGCGCTCGCGTGGGACCGCGCCGGCGGCGTGCCGGAGGAGTTCCTCCGCAACATGGCGCGCCTCGCGACGTCGTTCGGCTCGAACGCGCTCCTCGCCGGCGTCGGCGAAGAGGCGAAGAAGCTCGCGACGGAGGGCGACGAGAAACCCGCCGAGGAGAAGAAGAAGCGGAGCGACGGGAACCTCTTCAGCGCGATGGCGGCGGAGATGCTCTCGTGGGGCGATCCCGGCCTCCTCCTCTGCCTGCCCGGCCCCGGCCTCGGCGGTCCTCCCGTGCGCTCGAGCGGCACGCCGGAGCAGCGGAAGCGGTTCATGTCGATCTTCGCCGACATCGAGAAGCCCCTCCAGTGGGGCGCCTACGGCCTCACCGAGCCGGGCGCGGGCAGCGACGTCGCGGGCATCCGCACGAGCTGCCGCAAGGACGGGGCGCACTGGGTCCTCAACGGCCGCAAGTGCTACATCACGAACGGCGCGCGCGCGGCGTGGACGGTGATCTTCGCGACGATCGATCCGTCGCTCGGCCGCGCCGGTCATCGCGCCTTCGTCGTCGAGAAGGGCACGCCCGGCTTCAGCGTCGGGCGCATCGAAGAGAAGATGGGCCTCCGCGCGAGCGAGACGGCGGAGCTCGTCCTCGAGGACTGCCGCGTTCCGGAGGAGAACCTCCTCGGCGGCGAAGAGAAATACACCTCGAAGGAGGGCTTCATGACGGCGATGAAGACCTTCGACAACACGCGTCCGCTCGTCGCCGCGATGGCGCTCGGCATCGGCCGCGCAGCGTACGAGTACGCGCGCGACTTCGTGAAGGACAACTACGTCCTCGCGCGTCCGATCCCGCGCTACGCCGCGATCGTCGAGAAGCTCGCGAAGGTCGGGCGTGGCCTCGAGGCCGCGCGCGTCCTCACGTGGCGCGCGGCGTGGATGGCGGACGAGGGGATCTCGAACGCGAAGGAGGCGAGCATGTCGAAGGCGATGGCCGGCCAGGCCGCGATCCGCGCGTGCATCGACGCGATCGAGATCTGCGGCGCCGAGGGCTCGATCGCGAAGGACCACCAGCTCCTCGAGAAGTGGTTCCGCGACATCAAGGTCTACGACATCTTCGAAGGCACGGGCCAGATCCAGCGCATCGTCATCTCGAAGCGCCTCATCTCGGACCTGAAGTCGTTCTGA
- a CDS encoding acyl-CoA dehydrogenase family protein: protein MISFQPTDDQKLMVDSVGQYARTVLRPKLRETETSRGLADAARKAGAELGLGLAALPEALGGLGLVTAVLLEEELGWGDPGAAFALPGPGALGFAVAELGTDEQAKAALAPFASDLDRFGAVAWGEAKPHPERPGFATTATKSGDGWRLDGAKAYVLNADRAASLVVFAQVDASKGFRGVGAFLVDAKATGVTIAERQTTLGLDAASFGGVKLDGVVVPDSARLSRHEVGTLAHVRALCTFFAKNALVVAARAVGLSRFAFEETRAYVDTRKAFGKPIGHFQAVAFNIADRAMDVDAARGLVWRAAAAWDAAQSGGGTQGGGGAQGGGGAQGGGGAQGGGAQGGGARGGDKAVDEALLLSAQAVAFAHEAAMRCGDDGVQLHGGAGFMRDYAVEKLMRDAKQIGLCGMTAEHADQLAAAIALGAPLDPGLVLPTPETQNAFV from the coding sequence ATGATCAGCTTCCAGCCGACCGACGATCAGAAGCTCATGGTCGACTCCGTGGGCCAGTACGCCCGCACCGTGCTGCGCCCCAAGCTCCGGGAAACCGAAACATCCCGCGGCCTTGCCGACGCCGCGCGGAAGGCCGGGGCAGAGCTCGGCCTGGGCCTCGCCGCGCTGCCGGAGGCCCTCGGCGGGCTGGGGCTCGTGACGGCGGTGCTACTAGAGGAGGAGCTCGGGTGGGGCGACCCTGGTGCCGCATTCGCGCTGCCGGGGCCCGGCGCGCTGGGGTTCGCGGTCGCGGAGCTCGGGACCGACGAGCAGGCGAAGGCCGCGCTCGCGCCGTTCGCGAGCGATCTCGATCGCTTCGGCGCGGTGGCGTGGGGCGAAGCGAAGCCGCACCCCGAGCGGCCCGGGTTCGCGACGACGGCGACGAAGAGCGGCGACGGCTGGCGGCTCGACGGCGCGAAGGCGTACGTCCTCAACGCGGACCGCGCGGCGAGCCTCGTCGTGTTCGCGCAGGTCGACGCGAGCAAGGGCTTTCGCGGCGTCGGCGCGTTCCTCGTCGACGCGAAGGCGACCGGCGTCACGATCGCGGAGCGGCAGACGACGCTCGGCCTCGACGCCGCGAGCTTCGGCGGCGTGAAGCTCGACGGCGTGGTGGTGCCCGACTCCGCGCGCCTCTCGCGCCACGAGGTCGGCACGCTCGCGCATGTGCGTGCACTCTGCACGTTCTTCGCGAAGAACGCGCTCGTCGTCGCCGCGCGCGCGGTCGGCCTCTCGCGCTTCGCGTTCGAGGAGACCCGCGCGTACGTCGACACGCGCAAGGCGTTCGGCAAACCGATCGGCCACTTCCAGGCCGTCGCCTTCAACATCGCCGATCGCGCGATGGACGTCGACGCCGCCCGCGGCCTCGTCTGGCGCGCAGCAGCGGCGTGGGACGCCGCGCAGAGCGGCGGCGGCACGCAGGGCGGCGGCGGCGCGCAAGGCGGTGGCGGCGCGCAAGGCGGCGGCGGCGCGCAAGGCGGCGGCGCGCAAGGCGGCGGCGCGCGGGGCGGTGACAAGGCCGTGGACGAGGCGCTCTTGCTCAGCGCGCAGGCGGTCGCGTTTGCGCACGAGGCGGCGATGCGGTGCGGGGACGACGGGGTGCAGCTCCACGGCGGCGCGGGCTTCATGCGCGACTACGCGGTCGAGAAGCTGATGCGCGACGCGAAGCAGATCGGCCTCTGCGGGATGACGGCGGAGCACGCCGATCAGCTCGCCGCCGCGATCGCGCTCGGCGCGCCGCTCGACCCCGGCCTCGTCTTGCCGACGCCCGAGACCCAAAACGCCTTCGTGTGA